AGACGTTGGGCCGTGGGATGTTCGCAGACTCAGTCGTGGGAGTGATCCCAGGCCCATCCACATGACGGCCTATATAAGGAGGCGCGGGCCAGTGGAGTGAATCATAACTCAGTTTACTCAGTCCCTCTTGCACAATCCTAGACATCATCTAGTGTTCCTTTCTCTGTGCTGCTTCCGGCAATCCCATATCGACaaccgcgtgcacggttggtcggaagagcaagtgcctccggaaccctgttgTTTGAAATCTTGCCTGgaagaacggcaataaggtttttccggagcgtctcgacgcgactgctcccgaccCGTCCCCGCCTCCGTCCGCCTCTACTTCCACTACCTCCCCTACATCGACATCTTGGTCGAAGACGCCGCCGCCAAAAAGAAGGCcatggacgacgccgaggctgctgctgctgtcgccgcgttggcctggccaaccggagggtatgatctgttcatcccttGTTTACTCGTTCATGTGTTGGccgtatatatgttgttcataaatgTTTCGGTTCTGTGTATTGTACGCATTCACATACTTCGATATGggtatgagatgcataccgtatttgccATGTTTACAGTATACTCGTGAATTTGATTAGTTGCTAATATTTCTAACAGATAATACTAACAAATGTACGCCCTCCATcttataatgtaagacgtttttgactTTATATTAAAGTTAAAAAAACGTggttatgggacgaagggagtagctaGGATGGTGACTCGAAGACGTGGAGTTTAACAGAGTACAACATCGATCAGACAACTCCGTGTCCCGTCGCTGCATGTTGTTTAATCACACCCCCGTCGCTGTGCGTTACAGCACATCCGGCGTGTCTCACCGTCTCACGTTAAACAATCCAATCGAGATAAACTTAACAATGAGGCGGGTGACGACAAGGACATCCACATGCACGACAACGTCATCGCATATCGGAACACCATATATAGTACAGTAAGTACAGCCACTCCTCTCAAAGTTGAAAAGCCAAAAAAGTTATTGAAAATTCGAAACCATCGGATGCTTCACGCTAAACCAGCGCTGGCAGGGAAAAATAatacaattgattaggataagcgGCTGGTAAGGAAATGGACTCCAGGCACGCACGCAGGCCGGCAGGCGCGCGGCGGATCACGATCACGCCGGGACGGGCCGGGCCGGACGCCCGCCCGCCTAGACGAGGCGGCGGCAGATGGTGACGCCGTCGGCGATGGCGAGCTGGCAGACCTCGATGCGCGGGTCGGCGGCGAGCTTGGCGTTGAGGTCCCTGAGGGCGGCGGAGAAGCGGGTGTCGAGGTCGGACATGGGCGTGCCCGCCGGCAGCGCCACCGTGCCGCCCCACAGCGTGTTGTCGTAGATGATGGTGCCGCCGACGCGGACCAGCTTCAGCAGCTGCTCGTGGTAGCGCACGTAGTTGGGCTTGTCCGCGTCCACGAACGCGAAGTCGTAGCTGGCCGCGCCCTCGTCCTCGACGAGCAGCTCGTCCAGGCGCGCCAGGCCGGTGCCCTCGCGGAAGTCCACCTTGTGCGCCATGCCGGCCTTCTCGATGAAGGGGCGGCCCACCTCGTAGCACTCGCGGTCGGTGTCGATGGCCACCACCTTGCCGTCCTCCGGGAGCGCCAGCGCGGTGGCCAGCAGCGAGTAGCCCGTGAACACGCCCACCTCGATCGTCTTCTTGGCGCCCGCCATCTTGATCAGCATCCCCAGCAGCTGCGCCTCGTCCGACGACGACTGCATGTAGCCCCTGGATCCGAAGAATCAGAGCCAGATCGATCAGCAACCACAATAACGAGTAGTAACAACGATCCATCGACGTGCGAGCGTGcatgcagaggaagaagaagatgatgatgatacgTACCATGGGTGCTTGTCGGTGATGAGGCGCAGGTCGCGCATGCACTCGTGCTCACGGGGGAAGACGGTGGTGTCGAGGATGTAGGTGTAGAGGGCGTCGCTCTTGAGCAGCGTCTTGTTGGTGCTGTCGATGCCGCTGTGGACGTTGGCCACGGTGTTGTCTCCGTTGGGCGCCATGGCTCTGCTTGGGCTGGTGGCGCCGAGGTGGTAGGAGGAATGAGTTGGTTCGATCGAGTGTATGTCCACCCACAGCCTCGACGTGCCCGTATATATCCACTGGCCTCTGGCGGGGGTTGGTGAACCACGGATCCACCAACCAGCGCCTTGTAAAAGAAGCACCATCGATCACTAACAACTAGCTTTGGCAGGAGTGGTTTTTTCTCCTCCTTTAATTATTCTTTCTCTGGCGTGTCGACCCCGCCCCTCCAATCGTGCTAGCCCATGCGGCATGCATATGACGATGATCAATCACGATCAGATTCCTACCACCACCAACCTCCCTGCTCCGCTGTGCATCGATCGTGGATTTGATTTTGAGTAGAAAATTTGGCAGAGCGTCCCGGTTTTCTATTGTTCACGGCCGATCAACGACCGAGCACGAAGCTTCAGTCTCTAATCGTGCTTTCCAGTCTTCCACCCACCCCACCCCATCCCACCCCCACCCGGATTTCCCCCCACCCCATGCGAGCCCACCGCGGTTTAGCTGTCAGTTCGTTGGTCACCCCTGGCGGTTGGTGGAAAATCTGCAATTTAAAGAAGCGCTTTTGGCGTGCTGCTTTTCTGTTTCGATGAGGAGGAAGTTTAGCGTGCTGCTTGGGAGTGGGAGAGAATTGATTATTGGGCGGGTGCGTCACgagtatatctggccatgggccgggccgggtcgggcttgggccgggcctaaaaaagcccacggcagaaaactgaggcccaggcccttcCAGGCCCTACCATCGGGTCTACTTTTCAAGCCTAAGTCCGGCCCATCTGATAAAAAGCtctgaaaagcccttagggcttagggccgtgggctgggcctcttccttaaaatgtcaATATGTTAAGCTCAAGCCCGCCCAGaccctgctggtgggctcaaaactcaggcccaagcccagcccacggtcaagcccatcgggcctaggctctggattttagggccgggcctgagaCGGCCAGGACTAGTCACGAGGCACGCAAAATCGATCAGGATTCAGGCCCTCCCCCTCGCCATCCACCGGAGCAGTAGTACCGTAGTATACAGTACGTATTACAGTACTTCTTTGTTGAGCGAAAAGCAAAGGTAGCAACCGCCGATGAGAGCAAGGTTGGCGCGAACAGACCATGGATCGGCGTTACGCAAGCTGCAATGATGCGCCTCGGAACAGAACATGATCGCCCGTTTCTGCACGCAACGTTTCGTCGGCGAGGACGGTCCGTCACGTGCACAGACAAGCAAGCGAGAGAGGACGGGAAGTTCCCATCTTCGTCTTTTTTATACGGTTGCAACCGCGCTTTGACCAACTGCTACTATGACGGGCTCTTGTGTTTTTAACGGCACGGCATTACGTTGGGCTCCTCATCAGTGCCTGTTTTCTTGAGAATAATACTAGTTTGAAACTTGCAGTACAAGCGGGTAAACTGTGACTCGAGCCGATGCAGGTAGTACTGTACCTGGTAGTAGTACCTTTCATAGTGTGATTTATAGTAGTACAAATCTCTTGCTTTGTGTCAGTTCTTTTTTCAGAGAGTCTACGGAGGAGCAAATATCCTCGTGCAGTCAAGCCTCTTGGAATGTACAGTAGTAGTGGTAGCTACTAATGTACTATGCTACTAGTAAATGTTCTATAATTGGCGACAAAAGACATGCGGACGGCGACACAAACCAACCCCACTTGCAAAAATGACACTCTGGATGGATATTCCAACCAGCTATGTTTTTTTCTTCAGGGGTAGTTATTCCAAGATCTGGCCAGCTCCTATTCAACATCCGGTGGCCCGCGCCAAAAACCCAATCATCCGGAGAGCAGCCTCAGAATGGGATCCGGTTGCAAACCAATCTGGGCGGATGGTCAGGACATTGGTATCCCTGCTCACCACAGCTCATGTCTCAGATGATGTTAGAATAAATCGAGATTCCGGATCAAGCAATCATAcaaggcacgacaccgagatttgttaacgaagTTCATCATCGTTGCTACATTCCCGAGgtctgactacgggcgctcctccccatgacaccactATAATACCGTATCCGGTCACCCTGGATGCCGGCACATGCCGCCAGCTTTCTCTACTTTTC
The sequence above is drawn from the Triticum aestivum cultivar Chinese Spring chromosome 7A, IWGSC CS RefSeq v2.1, whole genome shotgun sequence genome and encodes:
- the LOC123150965 gene encoding tricin synthase 1; amino-acid sequence: MAPNGDNTVANVHSGIDSTNKTLLKSDALYTYILDTTVFPREHECMRDLRLITDKHPWGYMQSSSDEAQLLGMLIKMAGAKKTIEVGVFTGYSLLATALALPEDGKVVAIDTDRECYEVGRPFIEKAGMAHKVDFREGTGLARLDELLVEDEGAASYDFAFVDADKPNYVRYHEQLLKLVRVGGTIIYDNTLWGGTVALPAGTPMSDLDTRFSAALRDLNAKLAADPRIEVCQLAIADGVTICRRLV